One region of Bacillus pumilus genomic DNA includes:
- a CDS encoding DUF2268 domain-containing protein, with product MKIMIENTIDQYEKLFSTKHNKERFFQHTMMKPFEKMWNMINVPLKAKQQNGYDVIMATKMLGYLDVTDTQTGQQALKRLREIQALQTADITLNHCMNFIEKHNLQINADELRFGLYIADPKKLELQKGYCGFGGIPGFIQVSLYPNSYNIPRIPALIAHEFHHNIRFSHFEWDYGNVTVGDYLIIEGLAESFVKELYGEHVLGPWVTSFDKEELDYSKEVIKEALHTKGFAEVSSYMFGDIIAKEQGFQPVGLSPFAGYAVGYQAVQSFMRKNNIGIEEATLLGTDEILRNCELFYT from the coding sequence ATGAAAATTATGATTGAGAATACAATCGATCAATACGAAAAATTATTCTCAACGAAACACAATAAAGAACGTTTTTTCCAACACACCATGATGAAACCTTTTGAAAAGATGTGGAATATGATTAACGTTCCGCTAAAAGCTAAACAGCAAAATGGATATGATGTAATAATGGCAACCAAGATGCTTGGCTATCTTGATGTAACAGATACACAAACTGGACAACAGGCATTGAAGAGACTACGAGAAATTCAGGCTCTTCAAACAGCAGATATCACCTTAAACCATTGTATGAATTTCATAGAAAAGCACAACCTTCAAATAAATGCTGATGAGTTGAGATTTGGTCTATATATAGCTGATCCGAAAAAGCTTGAACTGCAAAAAGGATATTGTGGCTTTGGGGGAATTCCTGGATTTATTCAAGTATCACTATATCCAAATTCATATAATATCCCTAGAATTCCTGCTCTCATTGCACATGAATTCCATCATAATATCCGTTTTTCACATTTTGAATGGGATTACGGAAACGTCACGGTTGGAGATTATTTAATTATAGAGGGTTTAGCTGAATCATTTGTAAAAGAGCTTTATGGTGAACATGTGTTAGGACCTTGGGTCACTTCTTTTGATAAAGAGGAATTAGACTATTCAAAAGAAGTGATAAAAGAGGCTTTACATACAAAAGGGTTTGCTGAGGTCAGCAGTTATATGTTTGGTGATATCATTGCAAAAGAACAAGGCTTTCAGCCTGTCGGATTATCACCCTTTGCAGGCTATGCAGTAGGCTATCAAGCTGTACAATCTTTTATGAGAAAAAATAATATAGGAATAGAAGAAGCCACCTTACTTGGTACAGATGAAATATTAAGAAATTGCGAACTTTTTTATACTTAA
- the erpA gene encoding iron-sulfur cluster insertion protein ErpA, whose product MSTPVTITEAAALQIKDMMKEHEEENAFLRVGVKGGGCSGLSYGMGFDHEVSEKDTQFEQQGIQVLVDSESLDIMNGTIIDFKQSLMGGGFTIDNPNAIASCGCGSSFRTAKNTGTPEEC is encoded by the coding sequence ATGAGTACACCAGTAACCATTACAGAAGCTGCTGCACTGCAGATTAAAGATATGATGAAAGAACATGAAGAAGAAAATGCGTTCCTACGAGTTGGCGTAAAAGGCGGCGGCTGTAGCGGTCTTTCATACGGAATGGGCTTTGACCATGAAGTTTCAGAGAAAGACACGCAGTTCGAACAGCAAGGCATCCAGGTCCTTGTCGACTCCGAAAGCCTTGATATCATGAACGGCACTATCATTGATTTCAAACAATCACTAATGGGCGGCGGTTTCACTATTGATAATCCGAACGCCATCGCATCATGCGGATGCGGCTCTTCTTTTAGAACAGCGAAGAATACCGGTACGCCGGAAGAGTGTTAA
- the dapF gene encoding diaminopimelate epimerase yields the protein MTSFQFTKMHGLGNNYIYVNQMKEQLPEEQLSEIAIRVSSVYTGIGSDGMILICPSDIAPVKMRIFNNDGSEGKNCGNGLRCVAKYVYEHQIVTDTTFQIETLSGLVEATVHVQDGHVHLVTVDMGKPRFEKEAMPMLGEPASTTINETLDFGTTTLNGTAVSMGNPHIVFYLEDIEKAPLDTIGPIIEKHDMFPEGVNVEFVEVVSETELHFRVWERGSGITQACGTGACAAAVSTIVNGQAKKETDMTVHLAGGDLIIRWKDNEHVLMTGPAETICDGTFYL from the coding sequence ATGACATCATTTCAATTCACGAAAATGCACGGACTAGGAAATAATTATATTTACGTCAATCAGATGAAGGAACAGCTTCCAGAAGAGCAGCTATCAGAGATAGCAATCCGTGTGTCTTCTGTTTATACAGGAATCGGTTCAGATGGTATGATCCTCATTTGTCCATCAGATATTGCACCTGTGAAAATGCGCATTTTCAATAATGATGGATCAGAGGGGAAAAACTGCGGCAACGGTCTGCGCTGCGTCGCAAAATATGTGTATGAGCATCAAATCGTAACAGACACAACGTTTCAGATTGAAACATTGTCAGGACTCGTTGAAGCGACCGTTCATGTGCAGGATGGTCACGTACATTTAGTGACAGTTGATATGGGAAAACCTCGTTTTGAAAAAGAAGCGATGCCGATGCTTGGTGAACCAGCAAGCACAACGATTAATGAAACACTTGATTTTGGCACGACAACCTTAAATGGAACGGCTGTTTCAATGGGAAACCCGCACATCGTTTTTTATTTAGAGGACATTGAAAAAGCTCCGCTTGATACAATTGGGCCAATCATCGAAAAACATGACATGTTCCCAGAAGGCGTCAATGTAGAATTTGTAGAAGTGGTCAGTGAAACAGAACTGCATTTTCGCGTGTGGGAAAGAGGGTCTGGCATTACTCAAGCCTGCGGAACGGGAGCTTGTGCGGCGGCCGTATCCACGATTGTGAATGGACAGGCGAAAAAAGAAACCGACATGACGGTTCACTTAGCAGGCGGAGATCTCATCATTCGCTGGAAAGACAATGAGCATGTGCTCATGACAGGACCTGCTGAAACGATTTGTGACGGCACATTTTATCTGTAA
- a CDS encoding YuzB family protein yields MFPLIEFCVSNLAQGSQEAKEKLDKDPNLDVMEYGCLSYCGKCMDSPFALVNGEFVSGENAEQLVERIYAFIEENEMF; encoded by the coding sequence GTGTTCCCACTGATCGAATTTTGTGTAAGTAATCTTGCACAAGGGTCTCAAGAAGCAAAAGAGAAGCTTGATAAAGACCCAAACCTAGACGTTATGGAATACGGCTGTTTAAGCTACTGCGGCAAATGTATGGACTCCCCATTTGCACTCGTGAATGGAGAATTTGTTTCCGGAGAAAATGCAGAGCAGCTAGTTGAGCGTATTTATGCTTTTATAGAGGAAAATGAGATGTTTTAA
- a CDS encoding NAD(P)/FAD-dependent oxidoreductase translates to MKNLVLIGGGYGNMRVLHRLLPNQLPDDVTITLIDRNPYHCLKTEYYALAAGTISDHHIRVSFPEHPKLDIQYGEVEKIDIENKQILFSDREPIPYDDTVIGLGCEDKYHNVPGAKEHTYSIQTIDQSRHTYNKLNNLGAGATVGIVGAGLSGVELASELRESRADLNIILFDRGELILSSFPKRLSLYVQKWFEENDVKIINCANITKVEEGVVYNHDDAIEAEVIVWTAGIQPSKVVREMDVEKDAQGRVVLTPHHNLPGNEHVYVVGDCASLPHAPSAQLAEAQAEQIVQSLQKRWKNEPLPEAYPQFKLKGVLGSLGKKAGFGLVADRPLIGRVPRLLKSGLLWMYKHHNG, encoded by the coding sequence ATGAAAAATTTAGTCTTGATCGGCGGAGGTTACGGGAATATGCGGGTTCTCCACCGCTTATTGCCAAATCAATTACCTGATGATGTTACTATCACATTAATTGATCGAAATCCTTACCACTGTTTAAAAACAGAATATTATGCACTCGCTGCTGGAACGATCTCTGATCATCACATTCGAGTATCTTTTCCAGAGCATCCGAAGCTGGATATTCAATATGGGGAAGTAGAAAAAATTGATATTGAAAACAAACAGATCTTATTCAGCGACCGTGAACCCATTCCTTATGACGACACGGTGATTGGACTCGGCTGTGAGGACAAGTATCATAATGTCCCTGGTGCGAAAGAACATACATACAGCATTCAAACCATTGATCAGTCAAGACATACGTATAACAAATTAAACAATTTGGGTGCAGGTGCAACGGTTGGTATCGTCGGTGCTGGACTTAGCGGGGTAGAGCTAGCCAGTGAATTAAGAGAAAGCCGTGCTGATTTAAACATTATTCTTTTTGACCGCGGAGAGCTGATTCTATCAAGCTTCCCAAAAAGATTAAGTTTATATGTGCAAAAGTGGTTTGAAGAAAATGACGTAAAGATCATTAACTGTGCCAATATTACAAAGGTTGAAGAAGGTGTTGTTTACAACCATGATGACGCCATTGAAGCAGAGGTCATCGTATGGACAGCAGGCATTCAGCCAAGCAAAGTGGTACGGGAGATGGATGTTGAAAAAGACGCACAAGGCCGCGTCGTATTAACACCTCATCACAATCTCCCTGGAAATGAGCACGTCTATGTCGTGGGTGATTGCGCAAGTCTTCCGCATGCCCCAAGTGCACAGCTTGCCGAGGCGCAGGCAGAACAAATTGTCCAATCTCTGCAAAAACGCTGGAAAAACGAGCCGCTTCCTGAGGCTTATCCTCAGTTTAAGCTAAAAGGTGTCTTAGGCTCTTTAGGGAAAAAAGCCGGCTTTGGCTTAGTAGCAGATCGTCCACTTATTGGCCGTGTACCAAGACTTCTAAAATCCGGACTCCTTTGGATGTATAAGCATCACAATGGCTAA
- a CDS encoding YuzD family protein: MNQTVDLYVYGRDVLCASCVNLPSSKDTFEWLDAALKRKYPNQPFRITYIDIEHPPENEHQKELSERILDDEFFYPLVLVEDQIVGEGNPKLKDIYQEMEKYGYTESSE, from the coding sequence ATGAATCAAACTGTCGATCTTTATGTATATGGAAGAGATGTACTTTGCGCTAGCTGCGTGAATCTACCTTCATCAAAAGACACATTTGAGTGGTTAGATGCAGCGTTAAAACGAAAATATCCAAATCAGCCGTTTCGCATCACATATATTGATATTGAGCACCCACCAGAAAACGAACACCAAAAGGAATTGTCTGAACGAATTCTTGATGATGAATTCTTTTATCCGCTTGTCTTAGTGGAGGATCAAATTGTCGGAGAGGGCAATCCAAAATTAAAAGACATTTATCAAGAAATGGAGAAATACGGTTACACGGAGAGCAGTGAATAA
- a CDS encoding S9 family peptidase, with protein sequence MKKLMTAEDLTKIVSVSHPVYSPDGKKAVFTKVTVNDKKDDYNIHLWVRDEETEELSQWTFEDGKHHQPVWSKDSRQLAFILQKPKEAPQLALIQSEGGGVRTLTAVPYGVSHPVFSLDGAFIYAAVSLKPSESVHDEKKEERDEFAPAVYDDLTYKADGRGFLDGRFTQIIQVDTHSEEVEAVTSGQHHHVNHTLSPCGKWLAYIQSNPQKPYISDVCLRSLEEGTTKKITQSSGAYSTVSFAPNGESLVYIGHEREFKNATFPALWLYDLKEGNVVQLSEMLDMYVGNCMAGDSVMGEANQLPQWTKDSQGFYALVSDQGSTGIYYFSVEGLAYPVRLEAEHITNFSLHPNESKMLLSRLSPVSPSELYELTLGEADLKRITFEHDEFLKEHVLSVPEPFSFQSKEGDEVHGWFMKPSQLEEGKTYPLILEIHGGPHAMYGYTYFHEFQMLAAEGYAIVYINPHGSHGYGQMFTDRVRGSYGDVDYEDVMQAVDHVLKAYDFLDETRLGVTGGSYGGFMTNWIVGQTDRFRAAVTQRSISNWISFYGISDIGYYFTRWQMDGDIYDSADKLWDRSPLKYVKQVNTPLLILHSDEDYRCPVDQAEQLFVALKELGKDTRLVKFPKASHDLSRSGHPGQRIQRLTFIKGWFREKLS encoded by the coding sequence ATGAAGAAATTGATGACAGCAGAAGATTTAACGAAGATTGTTTCTGTTTCTCATCCGGTTTATTCACCAGATGGAAAAAAGGCGGTTTTTACAAAGGTCACGGTGAATGACAAAAAGGACGATTACAACATCCATTTATGGGTTCGAGATGAAGAGACAGAGGAGCTGTCACAATGGACATTTGAGGATGGAAAGCATCATCAGCCAGTGTGGTCAAAAGACAGCAGGCAGCTTGCGTTTATTTTGCAAAAGCCAAAGGAAGCTCCCCAGCTTGCACTGATTCAGAGCGAGGGAGGCGGTGTGCGCACTTTAACGGCGGTTCCTTACGGGGTATCTCATCCTGTCTTTTCACTAGATGGAGCTTTCATTTATGCGGCTGTGTCATTGAAACCATCAGAATCTGTTCATGATGAAAAGAAGGAAGAGCGAGATGAGTTCGCTCCTGCGGTATATGATGATTTGACCTATAAAGCAGATGGCAGAGGTTTTTTAGATGGGCGTTTTACGCAGATCATTCAAGTGGATACTCACTCAGAAGAGGTAGAGGCTGTCACAAGCGGGCAGCATCATCATGTGAATCACACGCTCTCTCCGTGCGGGAAATGGCTTGCCTATATTCAATCAAATCCTCAGAAACCTTACATAAGTGACGTGTGCCTCCGATCATTAGAGGAAGGTACGACAAAGAAAATCACACAATCATCAGGCGCTTATTCCACCGTGTCTTTTGCTCCTAATGGAGAAAGCCTCGTGTATATCGGACATGAGCGAGAATTTAAAAATGCTACTTTCCCAGCATTATGGCTGTATGATCTGAAGGAGGGAAACGTCGTTCAGCTGTCAGAAATGCTCGATATGTATGTGGGCAACTGTATGGCAGGGGATAGTGTTATGGGCGAAGCCAATCAGCTTCCGCAGTGGACAAAGGATAGCCAAGGGTTTTATGCGCTTGTTTCTGATCAAGGCAGTACAGGGATTTATTATTTCTCTGTTGAAGGCTTAGCCTATCCTGTTCGATTAGAGGCAGAGCATATCACAAACTTCAGCCTTCATCCGAATGAATCCAAAATGCTGCTGAGCCGGCTGTCACCCGTTTCTCCAAGTGAGCTGTATGAGCTGACATTAGGGGAGGCGGATCTAAAGCGAATCACGTTCGAGCATGATGAATTCCTCAAGGAGCATGTCCTATCGGTACCAGAGCCATTTTCGTTTCAGTCAAAAGAAGGCGACGAGGTGCATGGCTGGTTTATGAAGCCATCCCAATTGGAAGAGGGGAAGACTTATCCGCTTATTTTAGAAATTCATGGCGGACCGCATGCCATGTATGGTTATACGTATTTTCATGAATTTCAAATGCTCGCCGCGGAAGGCTATGCCATCGTATATATCAATCCTCATGGCAGTCATGGATACGGACAAATGTTTACCGACCGTGTGAGAGGGAGTTATGGTGACGTTGATTATGAGGATGTCATGCAGGCTGTTGATCATGTGCTGAAAGCCTATGATTTCCTTGATGAAACAAGACTTGGAGTGACAGGCGGCAGCTATGGCGGTTTTATGACCAACTGGATTGTCGGACAGACCGACCGTTTTCGCGCAGCCGTCACACAGCGGTCCATTTCAAACTGGATTAGCTTTTATGGCATCAGTGATATCGGTTATTATTTCACAAGGTGGCAGATGGATGGGGATATTTATGATTCAGCCGATAAGCTATGGGATCGTTCGCCGCTAAAGTATGTGAAGCAGGTAAATACGCCGCTTCTCATCCTACACAGCGACGAAGACTATCGCTGCCCAGTCGATCAAGCAGAACAGCTTTTTGTAGCACTGAAGGAGCTTGGGAAAGACACAAGGCTCGTCAAATTCCCGAAAGCATCTCATGATTTATCCAGAAGTGGCCATCCGGGGCAGCGTATTCAAAGACTGACCTTTATAAAGGGTTGGTTTAGAGAGAAGCTAAGCTAA
- the thrB gene encoding homoserine kinase — MSKASMLFSITVPGSTANLGPGFDSVGMALSRYLKLSVYDHDSWLFEAESDVVSGIPSGTDNLIYQTAKKVADHFGKTLPPVYVKVWSDIPLARGLGSSAAAIVAAIELANQLLELNMPDDQKLFFASEVEGHPDNAGASLFGGLLIGLHEEDKTHAVKVKHVDIDVVVVIPFYEVLTKDARDVLPEDFSYKHAVSASAVSNVLVAALMTQNWPLVGEMMNKDLFHQPYRTMLVPELSKVEHVASLKGAYGTALSGAGPTILTLVEKGKGEALKKQLAQNFPHCEVDLLTVPVEGVVVEHDPVNQVKNVL, encoded by the coding sequence ATGAGTAAAGCCTCCATGCTTTTTTCAATCACAGTACCGGGAAGCACTGCCAATTTAGGACCAGGCTTTGATTCAGTTGGAATGGCGCTCAGCCGCTATTTAAAGCTATCGGTCTATGACCATGATAGCTGGCTGTTTGAAGCAGAATCAGATGTCGTGTCTGGAATTCCATCAGGCACCGACAACCTCATTTATCAAACAGCCAAAAAGGTCGCAGATCACTTTGGAAAAACACTCCCGCCTGTTTATGTCAAAGTGTGGAGTGATATTCCATTGGCACGGGGGCTGGGCAGCAGTGCTGCTGCAATTGTGGCAGCCATTGAGCTAGCCAATCAGCTTCTCGAATTAAATATGCCGGATGATCAAAAGCTCTTTTTTGCAAGTGAGGTAGAAGGTCATCCAGATAATGCGGGTGCTTCTTTATTCGGAGGTTTACTGATTGGTCTTCATGAAGAAGACAAGACACATGCTGTCAAAGTGAAGCATGTGGATATAGATGTTGTTGTCGTGATTCCTTTTTATGAAGTACTGACAAAGGATGCCCGTGATGTCCTGCCAGAGGATTTTTCCTATAAACATGCTGTCAGTGCGAGTGCTGTGAGCAACGTGCTTGTTGCCGCCTTAATGACGCAAAACTGGCCGCTTGTTGGAGAAATGATGAATAAGGATTTATTTCATCAGCCTTACCGCACAATGCTCGTCCCAGAGCTGTCGAAGGTAGAGCATGTCGCTTCGCTAAAAGGAGCATATGGAACGGCATTAAGCGGTGCTGGTCCGACAATCTTAACCTTAGTTGAAAAAGGGAAGGGAGAAGCGCTGAAAAAGCAGCTTGCCCAAAACTTCCCGCATTGCGAAGTAGATTTGCTGACAGTACCAGTAGAAGGTGTTGTCGTGGAGCATGATCCAGTCAATCAAGTAAAGAACGTGCTGTAA
- the thrC gene encoding threonine synthase — MKWNGLIEEFQEFLPVNESTPKLTLNEGNTPLIHLAKLSEKLGIELHVKTEGVNPTGSFKDRGMVMAVAKAKEEGNDTVMCASTGNTSAAAAAYAARADMKCIVIIPDGKIAFGKLAQAVMYGAEIIAIDGNFDDALKIVRSICEKSPIALVNSVNPYRIEGQKTAAFEICEQLGSAPDVLAIPVGNAGNITAYWKGFKEYHEKKGTGLPVMRGFEAEGAAAIVRNEVIEQPETVATAIRIGNPASWKQAVAAADESNGKIDEVTDEEILHAYQLIAREEGVFAEPGSCASIAGVLKQVKSGEIKPGSKVVAVLTGNGLKDPNTAIDISQIKPVTLDADEDQILEHLEKAARV; from the coding sequence ATGAAGTGGAATGGACTTATTGAAGAATTCCAAGAATTCTTACCAGTAAACGAATCAACACCAAAACTAACATTAAATGAAGGGAATACACCGCTGATCCACCTTGCCAAGCTTTCGGAAAAGCTAGGGATTGAGCTTCATGTGAAAACAGAAGGCGTCAATCCAACAGGCTCTTTCAAGGACCGCGGGATGGTCATGGCTGTTGCAAAGGCAAAAGAAGAAGGCAATGATACGGTCATGTGTGCTTCGACAGGGAATACTTCTGCAGCGGCAGCGGCTTATGCTGCTCGTGCTGATATGAAATGTATCGTCATCATTCCAGACGGAAAAATTGCCTTTGGCAAGCTTGCACAGGCTGTGATGTACGGAGCAGAGATCATTGCAATTGACGGTAACTTTGATGATGCACTGAAAATCGTCCGCAGCATCTGTGAAAAATCGCCGATTGCCCTTGTTAACTCTGTCAATCCGTACCGAATTGAAGGACAAAAAACGGCGGCATTTGAAATCTGTGAGCAGCTAGGCTCGGCCCCGGACGTACTGGCGATTCCTGTTGGAAATGCGGGGAATATTACCGCCTACTGGAAAGGCTTCAAGGAATACCATGAGAAAAAAGGAACTGGACTGCCTGTTATGCGCGGCTTTGAAGCAGAAGGCGCAGCAGCGATCGTGCGAAATGAAGTGATTGAACAGCCAGAAACAGTGGCAACTGCCATCCGTATCGGAAATCCTGCAAGCTGGAAACAAGCTGTGGCAGCGGCAGATGAATCAAACGGAAAGATTGATGAAGTGACAGACGAAGAAATTCTCCATGCATATCAATTGATTGCTCGTGAAGAAGGTGTGTTTGCAGAGCCAGGCTCATGTGCGTCTATCGCAGGTGTGCTAAAGCAGGTGAAATCCGGAGAAATCAAGCCAGGCAGTAAAGTTGTTGCGGTATTAACAGGCAACGGATTGAAAGATCCGAATACGGCCATTGATATTTCACAAATTAAGCCGGTCACACTTGATGCAGATGAAGATCAAATTCTTGAACACTTAGAAAAGGCCGCGCGCGTATGA
- a CDS encoding homoserine dehydrogenase: protein MKAIRVGLLGLGTVGSGVVKIIQDHQDKLMHQIGCPVLIQKVLVSNPDKKRDVDVAREVFTTEVYDVIRDPEVDVIIEVMGGIEETKQYLIDALNEKKHVITANKDLMALYGTELLHVAKENGCDLYYEASVAGGIPILRTLEEGLASDRITKMMGIVNGTTNFILTKMNVDKSAYEDVLKEAQDLGFAEADPTADVEGLDAARKMAILARLGFSMNVELDDVKVRGISDVSDEDINFSKRFGYTMKLIGIAQRDGEKVEVSVQPTLLPDHHPLSSVNNEFNAVYVYGSAVGETMFYGPGAGSLPTATAVVSDLVAVMKNMRLGVNGSGFIAPEFEKKIKSPSEVFAQQFLRIHVRDQVGAFSRITSIFSERGISFEKILQLPVKGHDELAEIVIITHRTSEEDFSNILQKLNDLDVVVQVKSTYRVEGNGLS from the coding sequence GTGAAGGCAATTCGAGTTGGACTATTAGGATTAGGAACAGTGGGAAGCGGTGTCGTCAAGATTATCCAAGATCATCAGGATAAATTAATGCACCAGATCGGCTGTCCGGTATTAATACAAAAAGTGCTTGTGAGCAATCCCGATAAAAAGAGAGATGTGGATGTGGCAAGAGAAGTCTTCACAACTGAAGTATACGATGTGATTAGAGATCCAGAGGTCGACGTCATTATTGAAGTGATGGGCGGCATTGAAGAGACAAAACAATATTTAATAGATGCGTTAAATGAAAAGAAGCATGTCATTACCGCCAATAAAGATTTAATGGCACTTTACGGAACAGAACTTTTACATGTGGCGAAAGAAAATGGCTGTGATCTTTATTATGAAGCAAGTGTCGCCGGAGGAATTCCGATCCTGCGTACGCTGGAGGAAGGATTGGCCTCTGACCGAATTACGAAAATGATGGGAATTGTGAACGGCACAACCAATTTTATATTAACGAAAATGAACGTCGATAAAAGCGCATATGAGGATGTCTTAAAAGAAGCGCAGGATCTTGGCTTTGCAGAAGCAGACCCAACAGCTGATGTAGAAGGACTGGATGCAGCAAGGAAAATGGCGATTCTTGCAAGACTCGGTTTTTCCATGAATGTGGAATTAGACGATGTGAAGGTGAGAGGCATCTCTGACGTTTCTGATGAAGACATTAATTTCAGTAAACGATTTGGCTACACAATGAAGCTGATCGGAATAGCCCAGCGGGACGGAGAGAAAGTGGAAGTCAGTGTCCAGCCAACCTTACTCCCTGATCACCATCCGTTATCATCAGTCAACAATGAATTCAATGCGGTGTATGTCTATGGGAGTGCTGTAGGGGAAACGATGTTTTACGGACCTGGAGCTGGAAGTCTGCCAACGGCAACCGCTGTGGTATCAGACTTAGTCGCAGTCATGAAAAACATGCGCCTTGGCGTGAACGGAAGCGGATTTATCGCACCGGAGTTTGAGAAAAAGATCAAATCACCGTCGGAAGTATTTGCTCAGCAATTTTTAAGAATTCATGTTAGAGATCAAGTCGGGGCATTTTCCCGCATTACATCTATTTTTTCTGAAAGAGGCATCAGCTTTGAAAAGATCCTTCAGCTTCCTGTGAAAGGGCATGATGAGCTGGCTGAAATTGTGATTATTACACACCGGACCTCAGAAGAAGATTTCTCAAATATCCTGCAAAAATTAAACGATCTCGACGTGGTGGTTCAAGTGAAGAGCACGTACCGAGTAGAAGGGAACGGTTTAAGCTGA
- a CDS encoding 2-hydroxyacid dehydrogenase — protein sequence MPKPYVYITRKLDEASLTPLKEVAHIEMWPSEDEPCPREELEKQAAKADALLTMLSDQVDEALLSKAPHVKVIANLAVGYDNIDLEAANKRNITICHTPDVLTESTADLAFALLMTSARRIVEASDWIKEGNWTGWGPLLLAGADVHHKTLGIVGMGSIGTALAKRAAGFDMKVLYHNRSRKPEAEAQLGVTYAAFEDLLTQSDFIVCLTPLTPETKDMFNEKAFDLMKNSAYFINVSRGQTVDEDALYEAVTTGKIGGAGLDVFRQEPVSPSHPLTTLRNVTVLPHIGSASVETRKTMMRLCADNIALVLQGQQAKTPVRSSFQAP from the coding sequence TTGCCGAAACCTTATGTCTATATCACAAGAAAGCTGGATGAAGCATCACTTACACCACTAAAAGAAGTCGCTCATATCGAGATGTGGCCAAGCGAAGATGAGCCATGTCCACGAGAAGAATTAGAAAAACAAGCAGCGAAAGCGGATGCGCTTCTCACCATGCTGTCAGATCAAGTAGATGAAGCCCTTTTATCAAAGGCTCCACATGTTAAGGTGATCGCAAACCTTGCTGTGGGTTATGACAATATTGATCTTGAAGCCGCTAATAAGCGCAACATCACCATTTGTCATACGCCTGATGTATTAACGGAATCCACGGCTGATTTAGCCTTTGCCCTTCTGATGACGTCAGCTAGACGGATTGTCGAGGCGAGTGATTGGATTAAGGAAGGAAATTGGACAGGCTGGGGACCGCTTCTTCTTGCAGGAGCTGATGTTCATCACAAAACCCTTGGAATTGTCGGCATGGGCAGTATCGGAACAGCGCTTGCCAAGCGGGCAGCAGGCTTTGACATGAAGGTGCTGTACCATAACCGGTCAAGAAAGCCAGAGGCAGAAGCGCAGCTCGGCGTGACCTATGCGGCTTTTGAGGACTTGCTCACGCAGTCTGATTTCATCGTCTGCCTGACGCCGTTAACCCCAGAAACGAAAGACATGTTTAATGAAAAGGCATTTGATCTGATGAAGAACTCTGCTTATTTCATTAACGTATCAAGAGGACAGACGGTGGATGAGGATGCTTTATATGAGGCAGTCACGACAGGAAAAATTGGCGGCGCTGGTCTGGATGTATTTAGACAGGAGCCTGTCAGCCCATCTCATCCGTTAACAACATTACGTAACGTCACGGTTCTCCCTCATATTGGAAGTGCAAGTGTCGAAACGAGAAAAACGATGATGCGTTTATGTGCTGATAATATTGCGCTTGTCCTACAAGGTCAGCAAGCCAAAACGCCGGTTCGTTCATCATTTCAGGCTCCCTGA